A window of Kineococcus sp. NBC_00420 genomic DNA:
TCCGCCGCCGGGGAGGCCAGGAAGACCACGGGGCCGGCGATCTCCTGGGGGGAGGCCCACCGACCCACCGGGATGCGTTCCAGCAGCGCACGGGAGCGCTCCGGGTCGGCCCGCAGGGCCTCGGTGTTGTCGGTCACCACGTAGCCGGGGGCGACCGCGTTGACGTTCACCCCGTGCGGGGCCCACTCGTTGGCGAGCGCCCGCGTCAGGCCGGCGACCGCGTGCTTGGCGGCGGCGTAGCCCGGGACGTTGACCCCGCCCTGGAAGCTCAGCAGGGACGCGGTGAACACGACCTTGCCCCGGCCGCGGGCGAGCATCGAGCGCCCGATCCGCTGGGTGAGGGCGAACTGGCTGGTGAGGTTGACCGTGAGGACGTGGTCGAAGTCGGACTGCGGGTGATCGGCGGCGGGCGAGCGGCGGATGGTGCCCGCGTTGTTCACCAGGACGTCCACCCGCCGGGCGGCAAGCAGGTCGCCGAGGTCGGCGACGGCCGCGGGGTCGGCGAAGTCGCAGCCCAGCGCCTCGTAGCTGCGGCCGAGCCCCCGGACCTCCTCGGCGACGGCGCCCTCGGGCGGCGTCGAGGCGACCCCGACGACGTCGGCTCCCGCGGCGGCCAGGGCGAGCGCGCAGGCACGACCGATGCCGCGACTGGCCCCCGTGACGACGGCCACCGAGCCGGTCAGGTCGAAGGGGCCGCTCACGACGTCGACCCGCCGGCGGGCCGGCAGTCGACGAGGACCTTGACCGCGCCGCCCGCGGCCAGCGCGGCGAACGCCTCCTCGACGCGGGCCAGCGGCAGGACGTGCGAGACGAGCTGCGCCACCGGCAGTTCCCCGCCCCCGACCAACCGGACCGCCTCCTCGACGTCCCGGCGCTCGTAGAGGCGGGCTCCCAGCAGCTCCAGTTCGCGCCAGAAGAACGGGTGCAGGTCGACGGTGCGGGGTGCGGCGTGGATGCCGACGAGGCAGAGCCGGCCACGCACCGCGAGCGAGGCCGCCGCCGCGGCCAACCCGGGCTCGGAGCCGGACACCTCGAACGCGACCGCCGCGCCGGCGCCTCCCGAACGGGCGCGGGTCACGTCGGCGAGGTCCTCGTGGGTCGGGTCGACGGCGTCGATGCCGAGCCGGGCGGCCAGCTCCCGGCGGGTCGGGTCGGGTTCGGAGAGGACGACCTCGGCCCCGACGTGGCGGGCCACCAGGGCGATGAGCAGGCCGACCGGGCCACCTCCCACGACGGCGGCGAGCTCACCGGGGGCCAGCCGGGCGCGCCGGACGTCGTGCACGGCGACCGAGGTGGGTTCCAGCAGCGCGGCGTCGCGCGGTTCGGTGCCCTCGGGGACGCGGACGAGGGTGTGGGCCGGGACCACCCAGTGCTCGGCGAGCGCCCCGTCGGAGTCGATTCCCAGGAAGTCGAGGTGGTCGCAGACGTGGGAGTGGCCGTTGCGGCAGGTGGGACAGGTCCCGTCGGGGCGCAACGGGACGACGGTCACGAGGTCGCCGACCTCCCAGCCCGTGGCGTCGCGACCGAGCGCGCTCACGCGCCCGACGGTCTCGTGACCGATGACGGCCGGGACGCTGACGCGCCCGTCCATGTGCCCGGCCGCGATGTGCAGGTCCGTGCCGCAGATGCCGGTGAACAGGGGGGCGATCTCGACCTCCTCGGGCCCCGGTTCCCGCCGGAGGACCTCGTCGGCGGTCACGGTGCCCGCACGGTGGTAGCGGGCCGCGAGGTGGGTGCTCACGCGGGCCTCCTCAGGTGGCCGTCGTGGTGGGCGTGCGGGGAGAGCACGGGCTGGGTCCTTCCGGTGGGCTGGAGCGAGGGGGCGTGGAGCGAGGGGGCGTGGAGCGAGGGGGCGTGGAGCGCTTCAGCGGGCGCCGCGGGCGACCCAGACCGGGCCGCCGGGGTAGGTGTGCTCGAGGACGGAGCCGACCAGCATCTCCCCGCCCCCGCCCGGGGCGGTGGGTGCGCGGTAGCGGCCGCGTTCGAGCTGGACGGGGGTCACGAAGTGCTCGTGGAGGTGGTCCACGTGCTCGACGACCCGGTCCTGCCAGGTCCCGGAGACGCTGACGACGTCGAACATCGAGAGGTGCTGGACCATCTCGCACAGTCCGACCCCGCCCGCGTGCGGGCAGACCGGGACCCCGTGGTGCGCGGCGAGGAGCAGGATGGCGATGTTCTCGTTGACCCCCGCCACCCGGGCCGCGTCGATCTGCACGACGTCCACGGCGCCGGCCTGCAGCAACTGCTTGAACATCACCCGGTTGGCGACGTGCTCACCCGTCGCGACCTTGATGGGGTGCAGCGCACGCCGGACCACGGCGTGGCCGAGGACGTCGTCGGGGCTGGTCGGCTCCTCGATCCAGTAGGGGTCGAAGGGGGCCAGCGCACGCATCCAGGAGATGGCCTCGCTGACGTCCCAGCGCTGGTTGGCGTCGACGGCGATGCGGACGTCGTCGCCCACCGCCGCCCGCGCCACCTTCATCCGGCGCACGTCGTCGACGAGGTCGGCGCCGACCTTCAGCTTGATCTGGGTGAAGCCGTCGGCGACGGCCTCGCGGGAGAGGCGCTCCAGCTTCTCGTCGGAGTAGCCCAGCCATCCCGGTGTCGTCGTGTAGGCCGGGTAGCCGAGGCGCAGCAGCTCCTCCTCCCGTTCGGCCCGGCCGGGGACGGCGCGCTGCAGGAGGTCGAGGGCCTCCCGGCGCGTCATGGCGTCGGAGAGCCAGCGGAAGTCGACGAGCGAGACCAGTTCCTCGGGGTCCAGGTGGGCCAGCAACCGCCAGAGCGGCTGTCCGGCTCGTTTGGCCCGCAGGTCCCAGGCCGCGTTGAGCACGGCGCCGATGGCCATGTGCACGACGCCCTTCTCCGGTCCGAGCCACCGCAGCTGCGGTTCGTGGACCATGTCGCGGGAGAACGCGCCGAGGTCACCGAGCACCTCCTGCACCGTCCGCCCCACGACGTAGGGGGCCAGACCCCGGATCGCGGCGACCTGGAGGTCGTTGCCGCGCCCGGTGGTGAAGGCGAGTGCGTGACCCTCGTGCCCGTCGCCGGCGTCGGTGCGCAGGACGGCGTAGGCGGCGGAGTAGTCCGGTTCCGGGTTCATGGCGTCGGAGCCGTCGAGGTGCTCGGAGGTGGGGAACCGGACGTCGTGCACGTCCAGGGCGGTGAAGACGGCGGGACGGGTGGTCACGATTCCTCCAGGCATCTGATGATTCGTCGGCGCGGCGTCTCCAGTGACGTCGTACCTGGGGCACTGCCGGGGCAGACGCCCGCTCCACCGCGTCTTCCTGCCGGTCGGTGGAGCTGTCAGGTCGAAGGTATCGGGGGAGACATCAGATGTCTATGTCGACGGGGCCACCCAGGCACAATGTCCCGACGACGTGACGCCGGGCGACGTCCAGGACTCCACGGGGGTCCGGTCACCCGGTGGAGGAGGAGATCGGTGTGGCCGCACCCCTGACGGAGGCCGCCATCGGGCGGGTCCGGGAACTCATCATCAGCGGCGAGCTGCGGCCGGGACAACGACTACCTGCGGAAGCCGCGCTCTCGAACCAGCTGGGCGTCTCGCGGTCCGGCCTGCGCGAGGCGGTCCGTGCCCTCGCGACCGCGGGCGTGCTCGAGGTGCGCCGGGGCGACGGGACCTACGTCACCAGCCTCACGCCCGACCTCCTCTTCACCGGCATCGCCGACGCCGTGGACCTCATGCGCGACGAGGACCTCATGGACGTCATGGAGTGCCGGCGACTCGTCGAACCACAGGCCACGGCGCTCGCCGCCGTCCGGGCGGGCGAGCCTGAACTCGCGCTCGTGGCCCACCACCTGCGGTGCATGGAGCACGCCGAGGACGAGGAGACCCTCGTCGCTCACGACGAGCAGTTCCACGCGGCGCTCGCGACGGCGAGCGGCAACGCCGCGCTCGCCGCGATCCTGCGGGGGGTCTCCGGTGCCACCGTGCGGGCCCGGGTCTGGCGCGCGCTCACCGTCGCCGACTCCCGCCAGCGCACGATCGACGAGCACTCCGCGATCTACCAGGCCGTGCGCGAGCACGACCGCGACCGCGCCCACGCCGCCGCGCTGCTGCACGTCGCCAACGTGGAGGCCTGGATGCGGACGACGTTGCGCGGCGAGACGCCTCAGAGCAGGTAGCGGTAGAGCGGCTCGGCGGCGGAGATCCGTTCGAACGTCGGGGGAGCGGCCTCCATCCGGGCGAGCAGCCCGGGCAGGTCGTCCTTGCCGGGGATCTCGATCCCCACCAGGGCGGGTCCGAACTCGCGGTTGCTGCGCTTCACGTACTCGAACAGCGCGATGTCGTCGTCCGGCCCGAGGACCTCGTCGAGGAAGCGGCGCAGCGCGCCGGGTTCCTGCGGGAACTCGACGAGGAAGTAGTGCTTGCGGCCCTCGTGCACCAGGGCGCGTTCGATGATCTCGGCGTAGCGGCTGATGTCGTTGTTGCCGCCGGACACGACGCAGACCACGCTCTGGCCGGGTTCGACGCGCACGGCCTCGGCCAGGGCCGCCGTCGCGAGCGCGCCCGCGGGTTCGGCGATGATCCCGTCGGTCTGGTACATCGCGAGCATCTCGACGCAGATCGCCCCCTCGGGCACGGTGACGAGTTCCACCTCGTGACCGGCGACGACGGCGTGCGTGACGTCACCGACGCGACGCACCGACGCACCGTCGACGAAGGTGTCGAGGGTGTCCAGGCGCACCGGGTGGCCCGCGGCGAGCGCCGCCGCCATCGACGGCGCCCCTTCGGGTTCCACGCCGACGATCCGCACCTGCGGGTGGCGTTCGCGGACCCAGGTCAGGACCCCGGCCAGCAGGCCGCCACCGCCGACGGGGACGACCAGGACGTCCGGGGGTTCCTCGTCGAACTCGGCGAGCTGCTCGAACACCTCGACCGCGACCGTCCCCTGCCCGGTCAGGGTGCGGGGGTCGTCGAAGGCGGGGACGAGGGTCGCGCCGCTGCGTGCGGCGTCCTGCGTCGCGGCGGCCGCGGAATCGTCGTAGGTGTCGCCGAGGACGATCGTCTCGACGAACTCCTGGCCCAGCGCCGCGATGCGGTCGCGCTTCTGGCGGGGCGTGGTGCGGGGCACGTAGATGCGGCCGTGCACGCGCAGGGCCGCGCACGCGTAGGCCAGGCCCTGGGCGTGGTTGCCGGCGCTGGCGGTGACGACGCCACGGGCCCGCTCGTCCTCGCTCAGCTGGGCGACGAGGTTGTAGGCCCCGCGCAGCTTGTAGGAACGGACGGCCTGCAGGTCCTCGCGCTTGACCCGGACGTGCGCGCCGAGGGCGGCCGACCACCGCGGGTTCGTCTCCAACGGCGTGCGGGTGACGACCTGGGCCAGTCGCTGCGCCGCCTCCTCGACGTCCGCGGCTCTCGGCAGGCCGCCGGACGGGCTGGTGGTGGGCGCCGGGGGGCGGGCAGCGTCGAGCGACATGGGGTCGATCCTGCCCGTGCCTCCCCGTCGAGAGCCAGCAGGGTGGTGGGACCGGGTCCCTCAACGCCGCCGCCCCGGCAACGTTCCTGCGCGCCCGTGTGATGTGTCGCACATCCGGGCCTCGAGGGAGTCCGCAGCAGGTGAGGCAGGCCTAGCATCGGCGAGGCTCACCTCACTTCGGTGGGTCCCCATCGTCCCGGCCGGAGGAGTTCCCCGTGCTCGCCACGTTCGTCATCGGACTGCGTGAAGGCCTCGAAGCCTCCCTCATCGTCGGGATCGTCGCCGCCTTCCTCGTCCAGCGCGGGCAGCGTCGTGCGCTGCGCTCCGTGTGGGCGGGGGTCGTGCTGGCCGTGCTCCTCTGCGTCGGGGCCGCCGCCGCCCTGCAGGTCGCGACGCAGCAACTCCCGCAGCGCCAGCAGGAACAGCTCGAGACCGTCCTGGCCCTGGTCGCCGTCGCGATGGTCACCTACATGATCGTCTGGATGACCCGCCACGCCCGCTCCATGAGGTCCGACCTCGAGGCCTCCGCCTCGAGCGCCCTGGCCAAGGGCTCCGCGTGGGCGCTGGTCGCGATGGCCTTCCTCGCCGTCCTGCGCGAGGGGCTCGAGACCTCGGTCTTCCTGCTCGCCACCTACCAGGCGTCCGGCAGCAACGCCGAGGGCGCGGTCGGTGCCTCGCTCGGGATCCTGCTGGCCGTCGGTCTCGGCTACCTGGTCTACCGCGGCGGCATCACGCTGAACCTCGCTCGCCTGTTCCGCGTCACGGGTGTCCTGCTCGTCCTCGTCGCCGCCGGGCTGGTCATGTCCGCCGCGCACACCGCCTACGAGGCGGGCTGGCTGCTGGCCGGACAGGCTCAGGCGCTGGACCTCTCCACCGTCGTGGAGCCCGGCACCGTCCGTGCGGCCCTGCTGATGGGCGTCCTCGGCTGGCAGCCCCGGCCGACCGTCGCCGAGGTCATCGGCTGGCTGGTCTACCTGGTGCCCATGCTCGTCGTCGTCCTGTGGCCGCGGCGCTCGCGCCAGCCTGCCGCGCCGCAACCCGTCTCCGTCTGACTCCCGCTCTCCCGCGTCCCTGCGAAAGGTCTGTCGTGACCACGAAGCCCCGCCTGTTCCTCGCCCTCGCCGCGAGTCCCCTCCTGCTGCTGACCGCCTGCGGCGGGGGTTCCGAGGCGGCCTCCGGCGGGGCCTCCGGCGCCCCGGGCACCGTGAAGATCACCCTGACCGACGACGGCTGCACCGCGGAGCCGACCTCGGTGACCGCGGGGGCCAGGACCTTCGAGGTCGTCAACGAGGGCGCGAGCTCGGTGACCGAGGGGGAACTGGTGAACTCGGGCGGCCGGATCGTCGGTGAGCGGGAGAACCTGACCCCCGGGCTGAAGGGGACGTTCTCGCTGACGCTCGACGCCGGCGACTACACCGTCCAGTGCCCCAACGCCGCCACCGAGTCCTCGAAGTTCACCGTGACGGGGGCCGCCGCGTCGGCGTCGGGCACCGCGGACCCGCTCTTCGCGGCCGCCACCCAGGGCTACCAGGACTACGTCGAGGCCCAGGTCGCCGACCTCGTCACCGCGACCTCGGCCTTCACCGCGGCGGTGCAGGCCGGCGACGTCGAGAAGGCCAAGTCCCTCTACGGCCCGGCGCGCGTGCCCTACGAGCGCATCGAACCCGTCGCGGAGAGCTTCGGCGACCTCGATCCGCTCATCGACGCGCGCATCGCCGACGTCGAGGACCCGAGCACCTGGGGCGGGTTCCACCGCATCGAGCAGGCCCTCTGGGTCGACGGCACGACGGCGGGCATGACCCCCGTGGCCCAGGAGCTCGACGCGAACGTGGCGAAGCTCGCCGAGCTCGTGCAGACGACGACCTACCAGCCGGCCGACCTCGCCAACGGGGCCAGCGGGCTGCTCGACGAGGTCGCCAAGTCCAAGGTGACGGGCGAGGAGGAGGCCTACTCCCACCTCGACCTGCTCGACTTCGCGGCCAACGTCGACGGCGCCCGCAAGGCCTTCGACCTGCTGACCCCGGCGCTGCAGGTCACCGACCCCGACCTGGTGACGACCCTCACCACCCAGTTCGACACCGTCACCGGCGCATTGGCGCCATACCAGCAGGGCGAC
This region includes:
- a CDS encoding FadR/GntR family transcriptional regulator → MAAPLTEAAIGRVRELIISGELRPGQRLPAEAALSNQLGVSRSGLREAVRALATAGVLEVRRGDGTYVTSLTPDLLFTGIADAVDLMRDEDLMDVMECRRLVEPQATALAAVRAGEPELALVAHHLRCMEHAEDEETLVAHDEQFHAALATASGNAALAAILRGVSGATVRARVWRALTVADSRQRTIDEHSAIYQAVREHDRDRAHAAALLHVANVEAWMRTTLRGETPQSR
- a CDS encoding SDR family oxidoreductase, giving the protein MSGPFDLTGSVAVVTGASRGIGRACALALAAAGADVVGVASTPPEGAVAEEVRGLGRSYEALGCDFADPAAVADLGDLLAARRVDVLVNNAGTIRRSPAADHPQSDFDHVLTVNLTSQFALTQRIGRSMLARGRGKVVFTASLLSFQGGVNVPGYAAAKHAVAGLTRALANEWAPHGVNVNAVAPGYVVTDNTEALRADPERSRALLERIPVGRWASPQEIAGPVVFLASPAADYVHGVVLPVDGGWLAR
- the efeU gene encoding iron uptake transporter permease EfeU; its protein translation is MLATFVIGLREGLEASLIVGIVAAFLVQRGQRRALRSVWAGVVLAVLLCVGAAAALQVATQQLPQRQQEQLETVLALVAVAMVTYMIVWMTRHARSMRSDLEASASSALAKGSAWALVAMAFLAVLREGLETSVFLLATYQASGSNAEGAVGASLGILLAVGLGYLVYRGGITLNLARLFRVTGVLLVLVAAGLVMSAAHTAYEAGWLLAGQAQALDLSTVVEPGTVRAALLMGVLGWQPRPTVAEVIGWLVYLVPMLVVVLWPRRSRQPAAPQPVSV
- the ilvA gene encoding threonine ammonia-lyase IlvA, with the translated sequence MSLDAARPPAPTTSPSGGLPRAADVEEAAQRLAQVVTRTPLETNPRWSAALGAHVRVKREDLQAVRSYKLRGAYNLVAQLSEDERARGVVTASAGNHAQGLAYACAALRVHGRIYVPRTTPRQKRDRIAALGQEFVETIVLGDTYDDSAAAATQDAARSGATLVPAFDDPRTLTGQGTVAVEVFEQLAEFDEEPPDVLVVPVGGGGLLAGVLTWVRERHPQVRIVGVEPEGAPSMAAALAAGHPVRLDTLDTFVDGASVRRVGDVTHAVVAGHEVELVTVPEGAICVEMLAMYQTDGIIAEPAGALATAALAEAVRVEPGQSVVCVVSGGNNDISRYAEIIERALVHEGRKHYFLVEFPQEPGALRRFLDEVLGPDDDIALFEYVKRSNREFGPALVGIEIPGKDDLPGLLARMEAAPPTFERISAAEPLYRYLL
- the efeO gene encoding iron uptake system protein EfeO, with amino-acid sequence MTTKPRLFLALAASPLLLLTACGGGSEAASGGASGAPGTVKITLTDDGCTAEPTSVTAGARTFEVVNEGASSVTEGELVNSGGRIVGERENLTPGLKGTFSLTLDAGDYTVQCPNAATESSKFTVTGAAASASGTADPLFAAATQGYQDYVEAQVADLVTATSAFTAAVQAGDVEKAKSLYGPARVPYERIEPVAESFGDLDPLIDARIADVEDPSTWGGFHRIEQALWVDGTTAGMTPVAQELDANVAKLAELVQTTTYQPADLANGASGLLDEVAKSKVTGEEEAYSHLDLLDFAANVDGARKAFDLLTPALQVTDPDLVTTLTTQFDTVTGALAPYQQGDTYALYTTLTPDQVRELATAVDALAEPLSTVSGKVVGAADQ
- a CDS encoding enolase C-terminal domain-like protein codes for the protein MPGGIVTTRPAVFTALDVHDVRFPTSEHLDGSDAMNPEPDYSAAYAVLRTDAGDGHEGHALAFTTGRGNDLQVAAIRGLAPYVVGRTVQEVLGDLGAFSRDMVHEPQLRWLGPEKGVVHMAIGAVLNAAWDLRAKRAGQPLWRLLAHLDPEELVSLVDFRWLSDAMTRREALDLLQRAVPGRAEREEELLRLGYPAYTTTPGWLGYSDEKLERLSREAVADGFTQIKLKVGADLVDDVRRMKVARAAVGDDVRIAVDANQRWDVSEAISWMRALAPFDPYWIEEPTSPDDVLGHAVVRRALHPIKVATGEHVANRVMFKQLLQAGAVDVVQIDAARVAGVNENIAILLLAAHHGVPVCPHAGGVGLCEMVQHLSMFDVVSVSGTWQDRVVEHVDHLHEHFVTPVQLERGRYRAPTAPGGGGEMLVGSVLEHTYPGGPVWVARGAR
- a CDS encoding zinc-dependent alcohol dehydrogenase, with translation MSTHLAARYHRAGTVTADEVLRREPGPEEVEIAPLFTGICGTDLHIAAGHMDGRVSVPAVIGHETVGRVSALGRDATGWEVGDLVTVVPLRPDGTCPTCRNGHSHVCDHLDFLGIDSDGALAEHWVVPAHTLVRVPEGTEPRDAALLEPTSVAVHDVRRARLAPGELAAVVGGGPVGLLIALVARHVGAEVVLSEPDPTRRELAARLGIDAVDPTHEDLADVTRARSGGAGAAVAFEVSGSEPGLAAAAASLAVRGRLCLVGIHAAPRTVDLHPFFWRELELLGARLYERRDVEEAVRLVGGGELPVAQLVSHVLPLARVEEAFAALAAGGAVKVLVDCRPAGGSTS